A DNA window from Ipomoea triloba cultivar NCNSP0323 chromosome 10, ASM357664v1 contains the following coding sequences:
- the LOC116032037 gene encoding CBL-interacting serine/threonine-protein kinase 12-like: MADTTAAAASSAVKPAVAKSFGKKDLLGGLLLGRFEVGRLLGHGTFAKVYQARNVKTDESVAIKVIDKEKILKVGLIGHIKREISILRRVRHPNIVQLYEVMATKTKIFFVMEYVKGGELFNKVAKGRLKEDAARKYFQQLISAVAFCHARGVYHRDLKPENILIDEYGNVKVSDFGLSAISEQIKQDGLFHTFCGTPAYVAPELLARKGYDAAKVDIWSCGVILFVLMAGYLPFHDQNVMAMYKKIYKGEFRCPRWFSPELIRLLTRLLETNPATRMTIPEIMTNKWFKKGFKDVKFYIEDDKLCNVIDDGENNGNGNSNVSVTDSLSDLSESESEIESRKRLNSVPKPVSLNAFDIISFSRGFDLSGLFEEGGDGGRIILEAPVYMIVNKLEEIAKVESFKVRKKDFRVSLEGSKEGAKGPLTIAAEIFELTPSLRVVEVRKKGGDRGEYEDFYNRELKPGLQSLALEDAANSGQPSDSE, encoded by the coding sequence ATGGCCGACACCACCGCGGCCGCCGCGTCGAGCGCCGTGAAGCCCGCGGTGGCGAAAAGCTTCGGCAAGAAAGATCTCCTGGGCGGGCTTCTATTGGGGAGATTCGAAGTGGGGAGGCTCCTCGGCCACGGGACTTTCGCCAAGGTGTACCAAGCTAGGAACGTGAAAACGGACGAGAGCGTGGCGATCAAGGTGATCGACAAGGAGAAGATCTTAAAGGTGGGGCTAATCGGGCATATAAAGCGGGAGATCTCGATTCTCCGGCGGGTTCGCCACCCCAACATTGTCCAGCTCTACGAGGTAATGGCGACCAAGACAAAAATCTTCTTCGTAATGGAATACGTGAAAGGCGGGGAGCTTTTCAATAAAGTCGCCAAAGGGAGGCTCAAAGAAGACGCCGCCCGGAAATATTTCCAGCAATTGATCTCCGCGGTGGCGTTTTGCCACGCGCGCGGCGTTTACCACCGCGATTTGAAGCCGGAGAACATTCTGATCGACGAATATGGCAACGTAAAAGTCTCCGATTTCGGGTTATCCGCTATTTCCGAACAGATAAAACAGGACGGGCTATTCCACACTTTTTGCGGCACGCCGGCGTATGTGGCCCCGGAGTTATTAGCCAGAAAAGGCTACGATGCGGCCAAGGTGGATATATGGTCATGCGGggtaattttatttgttttaatggCAGGTTATTTACCTTTCCACGACCAAAATGTTATGGCTATGTATAAAAAGATTTACAAGGGTGAATTTAGGTGCCCTAGGTGGTTTTCACCTGAATTAATCCGACTTCTGACCCGATTACTCGAAACAAATCCGGCAACTAGGATGACAATTCCGGAGATTATGACTAATAAATGGTTCAAGAAGGGATTCAAGGATGTTAAGTTTTATATTGAGGATGACAAATTGTGTAATGTTATTGATGATGGGGAGAATAATGGCAATGGCAATAGCAATGTGAGTGTGACTGATTCTTTGTCTGATTTATCTGAGTCAGAGTCTGAGATAGAGAGCAGGAAGAGACTGAATAGTGTGCCAAAACCTGTGAGCTTGAATGCATTCGACATTATTTCGTTTTCGCGTGGGTTCGATTTGTCTGGATTGTTTGAGGAGGGAGGGGATGGAGGGAGGATCATTTTGGAGGCACCTGTGTATATGATAGTGAATAAACTGGAGGAGATTGCGAAGGTGGAGAGTTTCAAGGTGAGGAAGAAGGATTTCAGAGTGAGCCTCGAGGGGTCCAAGGAGGGCGCGAAGGGGCCGCTCACGATTGCTGCTGAGATATTCGAATTGACACCGTCTTTGAGAGTTGTGGAggtgaggaagaaaggaggggATAGAGGGGAGTATGAGGATTTTTATAACCGGGAACTGAAGCCCGGTTTACAGAGCCTAGCACTTGAAGATGCTGCTAATTCTGGACAACCTTCAGATTCTGAATAG
- the LOC116033536 gene encoding protein MALE DISCOVERER 2-like isoform X1, translating to MVWKAMGVRLTAYGGIQFLYLALLILALDIHGCCSLNSEGLALLKFQERVVYDPYEIFLNWNSDDCDPCLWTGVHCFDGKVEMLDLSGYDLKGTLAPELGNLPHLKSLELSNNHFSGVVPREIGQLEMLEVLDLRDNRLNGRIPAEIGGLHLLRSLLLCNNDFEGNVPLEIGQLELLTDLQYDTNLISTTDLQFDTNLISAGTGFIHRKLGGCICHSSWRPLKKMGFYLAPIKGILVRYLNLVSILNFGKGFLHGNYNYSFEHQSTALSRLHAITRRKLAEQSNNLAAAPANGGAPLGNISPQPFSRSSGSFPAVIGAKAKPPQSPPPSGDSKQHSKSNPQQTDNQDSGLSWKYLVAILCGVFLLIIALVIICICRCRAARTIGPWKTGLSGQLQKAFVTGVPKLNRPELEAACEDFSNIIRTNEVTTVYKGTLSSGVEIAVVSTSIHALKDWSKCSELTFRKKIDTLSRINHKNFLNLIGYCEEEEPFTRMMVFEYAPNGTLSEHLQDQELEHLDWSARMRIVMGVAYCLQYMHNLNPPLSHSNMTSDNIFLTDDYAAKIGEITFWKEFTDKTKLGENEEHSELPPLAEPETNIYSFGLMLLEIISGKLPYSEEQGPILNWATPFLNDKQNTDKLIDPTLKSYKDNELAVICEVIQQCVQQDTRKRPTINEVNSKLREVLGISPEAAVPRLSPLWWAELEILSAEAP from the exons ATGGTTTGGAAAGCAATGGGGGTTAGATTGACTGCATATGGAGGAATTCAGTTTTTGTATCTCGCCCTTTTGATTCTCGCTTTGGACATTCACGGGTGTTGCTCTCTTAATTCTGAAG GATTGGCGTTGTTGAAATTTCAAGAAAGAGTGGTTTATGATCCATATGAAATTTTCTTAAACTGGAATAGTGATGATTGTGATCCTTGTTTGTGGACTGGCGTTCATTGTTTTGATGGTAAAGTGGAAATGCT GGATCTTAGTGGATACGATCTAAAAGGAACATTGGCACCGGAGCTTGGAAATCTTCCCCATTTGAAATCGCT TGAGCTCTCGAACAACCATTTTTCTGGCGTTGTTCCTCGAGAAATCGGACAACTCGAAATGCTAGAGGTGCTGGATCTAAGGGATAATCGTTTGAATGGAAGAATTCCGGCAGAAATTGGTGGCCTACATTTACTAAGAAGCTT GTTGCTTTGTAACAATGACTTCGAAGGAAACGTTCCTTTGGAGATTGGGCAGCTCGAGTTGCTGACAGACTTGCAGTATGACACGAACCTCATCTCTACGACAGACTTGCAGTTTGACACGAACCTCATCTCTGCAGGAACTGGCTTCATACATAGAAAACTCGGGGGCTG CATCTGTCATTCCAGTTGGAGGCCGTTGAAGAAAATGGGTTTCTACCTAGCGCCTATAAAAGGGATACTAGTCCGTTATCTCAATCTCGTTTCCAT ATTGAATTTCGGGAAGGGCTTTTTGCACGGGAATTATAACTACAGCTTCGAACACCAGTCAA CAGCTTTGTCTCGTCTCCATGCCATCACACGACGTAAGTTAGCTGAGCAGTCAAATAACCTAGCTGCTGCTCCCGCAAATGGCGGGGCACCATTGGGCAATATTTCTCCCCAGCCATTCAGCAGAAGTAGCGGGTCATTTCCTGCTGTAATTGGGGCAAAGGCGAAACCTCCTCAATCACCACCGCCTTCTGGAGATTCAAAGCAGCATAGTAAATCAAATCCACAGCAAACCGACAACCAAGATTCTGGACTTTCATGGAAGTATTTAGTGGCCATTTTATGCGGAGTTTTCTTGCTTATTATTGCTTTGGTGATCATCTGTATCTGCAGATGCAGAGCAGCCAGAACCATTGGCCCGTGGAAGACGGGATTGAGTGGTCAGTTGCAGAAAGCATTCGTTACAG gtgTCCCTAAGCTGAACAGACCCGAGCTAGAAGCAGCATGTGAAGATTTTAGCAACATCATAAGAACAAACGAGGTTACCACTGTTTACAAGGGAACTTTATCTAGTGGAGTCGAGATTGCAGTTGTTTCTACTTCTATACATGCTCTAAAAGATTGGTCCAAGTGTTCAGAATTGACCTTCAGGAAGAAG ATTGACACTCTTTCAAGAATTAACCACAAGAATTTCCTTAACCTCATCGGTTACTGTGAGGAGGAGGAACCTTTTACTAGGATGATGGTATTTGAGTACGCTCCAAACGGAACTCTTTCTGAGCATCTCCAAG ATCAAGAACTCGAACATCTTGACTGGAGTGCAAGGATGAGAATTGTAATGGGAGTAGCGTATTGTCTACAGTACATGCACAATCTGAATCCGCCTTTGTCTCATTCCAACATGACTTCAGATAACATATTTTTGACAGATGATTATGCTGCTAAG ATTGGAGAGATCACCTTCTGGAAAGAATTCACAGACAAGACAAAGTTAGGGGAAAACGAGGAGCATTCTGAGCTGCCACCACTTGCAGAACCGGAAACAAATATCTACAGCTTTGGACTTATGTTACTCGAAATAATTTCGGGAAAGCTACCTTACTCAGAAGAGCAAGGCCCTATTCTGAACTGG GCTACACCTTTTCTGAACGACAAACAGAACACCGACAAATTGATTGATCCAACACTGAAGTCCTACAAGGATAACGAGCTAGCAGTCATCTGCGAGGTAATCCAACAATGCGTTCAGCAAGACACGAGGAAAAGACCAACGATCAACGAAGTCAATTCAAAGCTGAGGGAAGTCCTTGGTATCTCGCCCGAGGCTGCTGTTCCGAGGCTGTCTCCGCTCTGGTGGGCTGAACTCGAGATCCTATCTGCGGAGGCACCATAA
- the LOC116032038 gene encoding CBL-interacting serine/threonine-protein kinase 20 produces the protein MNAKMEKGAMLMHKYQIGRFLGQGTFAKVYHARNLKSGENVAVKMIDKEKVMKVGLIDMIKREISVMRMIKHPNVVQLHEVMASKTKIYFVMEYVRGGELFDKVAKGRLKEETARKYFQQLIAAVDFCHSRGVYHRDLKPENLLLDEMGNLKVSDFGLSALAESRRQDGLLHTTCGTPAYVAPEVITKRGYDGEKADIWSCGVILFVLLAGYLPFQDANLMQMYRKISRGDFKCPKWFPPEAKKLLSRILDPNPITRISLSKLMENSWFQKDFTQIQIQSQPKPITLDPESEESPRSVFDIIDDQAGSSSQKPKKTENMKPTCLNAFDIISLSPSFDLSGLFDVDTNKKPESRFTTQQPASTIVSKLEEIAMSEHFQVQKKDGMVKLQGNKQGRKGQLAIDAEIFEVTPSFHVVEVKKSSGDTMEYRNFCERELRPSLKDIVWKWEGSEQPR, from the coding sequence ATGAACGCAAAAATGGAGAAGGGGGCGATGTTGATGCACAAGTACCAAATCGGGCGGTTTCTCGGCCAGGGGACCTTCGCCAAGGTGTATCACGCCCGGAACCTAAAATCCGGCGAGAATGTCGCCGTGAAGATGATTGACAAGGAGAAGGTGATGAAGGTGGGGTTGATCGATATGATCAAGCGGGAGATTTCGGTGATGAGGATGATCAAACACCCCAATGTCGTCCAGCTCCACGAGGTCATGGCGAGCAAGACGAAGATTTACTTCGTCATGGAATACGTCCGGGGCGGAGAGCTTTTCGACAAGGTGGCTAAGGGGCGGCTGAAGGAGGAAACCGCCCGGAAATACTTTCAGCAGCTAATCGCCGCCGTGGATTTCTGCCACAGCCGTGGAGTTTACCACCGCGATTTGAAGCCGGAGAATCTTTTGCTGGACGAGATGGGGAATCTTAAAGTGTCGGATTTCGGGCTGAGCGCCCTGGCCGAATCGCGTAGGCAGGACGGGCTCCTACACACCACGTGCGGGACGCCGGCCTACGTGGCGCCCGAGGTCATCACCAAGAGAGGCTACGACGGCGAGAAGGCCGACATTTGGTCCTGTGGGGTCATTCTTTTTGTCCTCCTCGCCGGTTATCTCCCATTCCAGGACGCAAATCTCATGCAAATGTACAGGAAAATTAGCAGAGGAGATTTCAAGTGTCCTAAATGGTTCCCGCCCGAGGCCAAGAAATTACTCTCAAGAATTCTTGACCCCAATCCCATCACAAGAATCTCCCTTTCTAAACTCATGGAAAATTCCTGGTTCCAAAAGGATTTCACCCAAATCCAAATCCAATCCCAACCCAAACCCATAACCCTCGACCCGGAATCCGAAGAATCTCCGAGAAGCGTTTTCGACATCATCGACGACCAGGCCGGATCCTCGTCCCAGAAACCGAAAAAAACAGAGAACATGAAACCCACGTGCCTGAACGCATTCGACATCATTTCTCTCTCCCCAAGCTTCGACCTTTCCGGTCTCTTCGACGTCGACACGAACAAAAAACCGGAGTCCCGATTCACGACCCAGCAGCCGGCTTCCACCATCGTCTCCAAGCTCGAGGAAATCGCAATGTCGGAGCACTTTCAGGTCCAGAAAAAAGACGGGATGGTGAAGCTTCAGGGGAACAAACAGGGGAGGAAAGGGCAGCTCGCCATTGACGCCGAGATCTTCGAGGTGACGCCGTCGTTTCACGTGGTGGAGGTGAAGAAAAGCTCCGGCGATACAATGGAGTACAGAAATTTCTGCGAACGGGAATTGAGACCGTCGCTCAAGGACATCGTATGGAAATGGGAAGGCAGTGAGCAGCCGCGTTAA
- the LOC116033536 gene encoding protein MALE DISCOVERER 2-like isoform X3: protein MVWKAMGVRLTAYGGIQFLYLALLILALDIHGCCSLNSEGLALLKFQERVVYDPYEIFLNWNSDDCDPCLWTGVHCFDGKVEMLDLSGYDLKGTLAPELGNLPHLKSLELSNNHFSGVVPREIGQLEMLEVLDLRDNRLNGRIPAEIGGLHLLRSLLLCNNDFEGNVPLEIGQLELLTDLQYDTNLISTTDLQFDTNLISAGTGFIHRKLGGCWRPLKKMGFYLAPIKGILVRYLNLVSILNFGKGFLHGNYNYSFEHQSTALSRLHAITRRKLAEQSNNLAAAPANGGAPLGNISPQPFSRSSGSFPAVIGAKAKPPQSPPPSGDSKQHSKSNPQQTDNQDSGLSWKYLVAILCGVFLLIIALVIICICRCRAARTIGPWKTGLSGQLQKAFVTGVPKLNRPELEAACEDFSNIIRTNEVTTVYKGTLSSGVEIAVVSTSIHALKDWSKCSELTFRKKIDTLSRINHKNFLNLIGYCEEEEPFTRMMVFEYAPNGTLSEHLQDQELEHLDWSARMRIVMGVAYCLQYMHNLNPPLSHSNMTSDNIFLTDDYAAKIGEITFWKEFTDKTKLGENEEHSELPPLAEPETNIYSFGLMLLEIISGKLPYSEEQGPILNWATPFLNDKQNTDKLIDPTLKSYKDNELAVICEVIQQCVQQDTRKRPTINEVNSKLREVLGISPEAAVPRLSPLWWAELEILSAEAP, encoded by the exons ATGGTTTGGAAAGCAATGGGGGTTAGATTGACTGCATATGGAGGAATTCAGTTTTTGTATCTCGCCCTTTTGATTCTCGCTTTGGACATTCACGGGTGTTGCTCTCTTAATTCTGAAG GATTGGCGTTGTTGAAATTTCAAGAAAGAGTGGTTTATGATCCATATGAAATTTTCTTAAACTGGAATAGTGATGATTGTGATCCTTGTTTGTGGACTGGCGTTCATTGTTTTGATGGTAAAGTGGAAATGCT GGATCTTAGTGGATACGATCTAAAAGGAACATTGGCACCGGAGCTTGGAAATCTTCCCCATTTGAAATCGCT TGAGCTCTCGAACAACCATTTTTCTGGCGTTGTTCCTCGAGAAATCGGACAACTCGAAATGCTAGAGGTGCTGGATCTAAGGGATAATCGTTTGAATGGAAGAATTCCGGCAGAAATTGGTGGCCTACATTTACTAAGAAGCTT GTTGCTTTGTAACAATGACTTCGAAGGAAACGTTCCTTTGGAGATTGGGCAGCTCGAGTTGCTGACAGACTTGCAGTATGACACGAACCTCATCTCTACGACAGACTTGCAGTTTGACACGAACCTCATCTCTGCAGGAACTGGCTTCATACATAGAAAACTCGGGGGCTG TTGGAGGCCGTTGAAGAAAATGGGTTTCTACCTAGCGCCTATAAAAGGGATACTAGTCCGTTATCTCAATCTCGTTTCCAT ATTGAATTTCGGGAAGGGCTTTTTGCACGGGAATTATAACTACAGCTTCGAACACCAGTCAA CAGCTTTGTCTCGTCTCCATGCCATCACACGACGTAAGTTAGCTGAGCAGTCAAATAACCTAGCTGCTGCTCCCGCAAATGGCGGGGCACCATTGGGCAATATTTCTCCCCAGCCATTCAGCAGAAGTAGCGGGTCATTTCCTGCTGTAATTGGGGCAAAGGCGAAACCTCCTCAATCACCACCGCCTTCTGGAGATTCAAAGCAGCATAGTAAATCAAATCCACAGCAAACCGACAACCAAGATTCTGGACTTTCATGGAAGTATTTAGTGGCCATTTTATGCGGAGTTTTCTTGCTTATTATTGCTTTGGTGATCATCTGTATCTGCAGATGCAGAGCAGCCAGAACCATTGGCCCGTGGAAGACGGGATTGAGTGGTCAGTTGCAGAAAGCATTCGTTACAG gtgTCCCTAAGCTGAACAGACCCGAGCTAGAAGCAGCATGTGAAGATTTTAGCAACATCATAAGAACAAACGAGGTTACCACTGTTTACAAGGGAACTTTATCTAGTGGAGTCGAGATTGCAGTTGTTTCTACTTCTATACATGCTCTAAAAGATTGGTCCAAGTGTTCAGAATTGACCTTCAGGAAGAAG ATTGACACTCTTTCAAGAATTAACCACAAGAATTTCCTTAACCTCATCGGTTACTGTGAGGAGGAGGAACCTTTTACTAGGATGATGGTATTTGAGTACGCTCCAAACGGAACTCTTTCTGAGCATCTCCAAG ATCAAGAACTCGAACATCTTGACTGGAGTGCAAGGATGAGAATTGTAATGGGAGTAGCGTATTGTCTACAGTACATGCACAATCTGAATCCGCCTTTGTCTCATTCCAACATGACTTCAGATAACATATTTTTGACAGATGATTATGCTGCTAAG ATTGGAGAGATCACCTTCTGGAAAGAATTCACAGACAAGACAAAGTTAGGGGAAAACGAGGAGCATTCTGAGCTGCCACCACTTGCAGAACCGGAAACAAATATCTACAGCTTTGGACTTATGTTACTCGAAATAATTTCGGGAAAGCTACCTTACTCAGAAGAGCAAGGCCCTATTCTGAACTGG GCTACACCTTTTCTGAACGACAAACAGAACACCGACAAATTGATTGATCCAACACTGAAGTCCTACAAGGATAACGAGCTAGCAGTCATCTGCGAGGTAATCCAACAATGCGTTCAGCAAGACACGAGGAAAAGACCAACGATCAACGAAGTCAATTCAAAGCTGAGGGAAGTCCTTGGTATCTCGCCCGAGGCTGCTGTTCCGAGGCTGTCTCCGCTCTGGTGGGCTGAACTCGAGATCCTATCTGCGGAGGCACCATAA
- the LOC116033536 gene encoding protein MALE DISCOVERER 2-like isoform X2, whose product MVWKAMGVRLTAYGGIQFLYLALLILALDIHGCCSLNSEGLALLKFQERVVYDPYEIFLNWNSDDCDPCLWTGVHCFDGKVEMLDLSGYDLKGTLAPELGNLPHLKSLELSNNHFSGVVPREIGQLEMLEVLDLRDNRLNGRIPAEIGGLHLLRSLLLCNNDFEGNVPLEIGQLELLTDLQYDTNLISTTDLQFDTNLISAGTGFIHRKLGGCICHSSWRPLKKMGFYLAPIKGILVRYLNLVSILNFGKGFLHGNYNYSFEHQSTLSRLHAITRRKLAEQSNNLAAAPANGGAPLGNISPQPFSRSSGSFPAVIGAKAKPPQSPPPSGDSKQHSKSNPQQTDNQDSGLSWKYLVAILCGVFLLIIALVIICICRCRAARTIGPWKTGLSGQLQKAFVTGVPKLNRPELEAACEDFSNIIRTNEVTTVYKGTLSSGVEIAVVSTSIHALKDWSKCSELTFRKKIDTLSRINHKNFLNLIGYCEEEEPFTRMMVFEYAPNGTLSEHLQDQELEHLDWSARMRIVMGVAYCLQYMHNLNPPLSHSNMTSDNIFLTDDYAAKIGEITFWKEFTDKTKLGENEEHSELPPLAEPETNIYSFGLMLLEIISGKLPYSEEQGPILNWATPFLNDKQNTDKLIDPTLKSYKDNELAVICEVIQQCVQQDTRKRPTINEVNSKLREVLGISPEAAVPRLSPLWWAELEILSAEAP is encoded by the exons ATGGTTTGGAAAGCAATGGGGGTTAGATTGACTGCATATGGAGGAATTCAGTTTTTGTATCTCGCCCTTTTGATTCTCGCTTTGGACATTCACGGGTGTTGCTCTCTTAATTCTGAAG GATTGGCGTTGTTGAAATTTCAAGAAAGAGTGGTTTATGATCCATATGAAATTTTCTTAAACTGGAATAGTGATGATTGTGATCCTTGTTTGTGGACTGGCGTTCATTGTTTTGATGGTAAAGTGGAAATGCT GGATCTTAGTGGATACGATCTAAAAGGAACATTGGCACCGGAGCTTGGAAATCTTCCCCATTTGAAATCGCT TGAGCTCTCGAACAACCATTTTTCTGGCGTTGTTCCTCGAGAAATCGGACAACTCGAAATGCTAGAGGTGCTGGATCTAAGGGATAATCGTTTGAATGGAAGAATTCCGGCAGAAATTGGTGGCCTACATTTACTAAGAAGCTT GTTGCTTTGTAACAATGACTTCGAAGGAAACGTTCCTTTGGAGATTGGGCAGCTCGAGTTGCTGACAGACTTGCAGTATGACACGAACCTCATCTCTACGACAGACTTGCAGTTTGACACGAACCTCATCTCTGCAGGAACTGGCTTCATACATAGAAAACTCGGGGGCTG CATCTGTCATTCCAGTTGGAGGCCGTTGAAGAAAATGGGTTTCTACCTAGCGCCTATAAAAGGGATACTAGTCCGTTATCTCAATCTCGTTTCCAT ATTGAATTTCGGGAAGGGCTTTTTGCACGGGAATTATAACTACAGCTTCGAACACCAGTCAA CTTTGTCTCGTCTCCATGCCATCACACGACGTAAGTTAGCTGAGCAGTCAAATAACCTAGCTGCTGCTCCCGCAAATGGCGGGGCACCATTGGGCAATATTTCTCCCCAGCCATTCAGCAGAAGTAGCGGGTCATTTCCTGCTGTAATTGGGGCAAAGGCGAAACCTCCTCAATCACCACCGCCTTCTGGAGATTCAAAGCAGCATAGTAAATCAAATCCACAGCAAACCGACAACCAAGATTCTGGACTTTCATGGAAGTATTTAGTGGCCATTTTATGCGGAGTTTTCTTGCTTATTATTGCTTTGGTGATCATCTGTATCTGCAGATGCAGAGCAGCCAGAACCATTGGCCCGTGGAAGACGGGATTGAGTGGTCAGTTGCAGAAAGCATTCGTTACAG gtgTCCCTAAGCTGAACAGACCCGAGCTAGAAGCAGCATGTGAAGATTTTAGCAACATCATAAGAACAAACGAGGTTACCACTGTTTACAAGGGAACTTTATCTAGTGGAGTCGAGATTGCAGTTGTTTCTACTTCTATACATGCTCTAAAAGATTGGTCCAAGTGTTCAGAATTGACCTTCAGGAAGAAG ATTGACACTCTTTCAAGAATTAACCACAAGAATTTCCTTAACCTCATCGGTTACTGTGAGGAGGAGGAACCTTTTACTAGGATGATGGTATTTGAGTACGCTCCAAACGGAACTCTTTCTGAGCATCTCCAAG ATCAAGAACTCGAACATCTTGACTGGAGTGCAAGGATGAGAATTGTAATGGGAGTAGCGTATTGTCTACAGTACATGCACAATCTGAATCCGCCTTTGTCTCATTCCAACATGACTTCAGATAACATATTTTTGACAGATGATTATGCTGCTAAG ATTGGAGAGATCACCTTCTGGAAAGAATTCACAGACAAGACAAAGTTAGGGGAAAACGAGGAGCATTCTGAGCTGCCACCACTTGCAGAACCGGAAACAAATATCTACAGCTTTGGACTTATGTTACTCGAAATAATTTCGGGAAAGCTACCTTACTCAGAAGAGCAAGGCCCTATTCTGAACTGG GCTACACCTTTTCTGAACGACAAACAGAACACCGACAAATTGATTGATCCAACACTGAAGTCCTACAAGGATAACGAGCTAGCAGTCATCTGCGAGGTAATCCAACAATGCGTTCAGCAAGACACGAGGAAAAGACCAACGATCAACGAAGTCAATTCAAAGCTGAGGGAAGTCCTTGGTATCTCGCCCGAGGCTGCTGTTCCGAGGCTGTCTCCGCTCTGGTGGGCTGAACTCGAGATCCTATCTGCGGAGGCACCATAA
- the LOC116033364 gene encoding receptor kinase-like protein Xa21 produces MLTNKINGNIPTSIGECSSLKVMYMSRNQLNGPLPREIENLTMLKILNLGVNALSSGEIPKGLGNLDELEKLLLNHNELSGSISWEIFNVSWLRALSLASNHNLLARFSYYELQRATNGFDQSNSLGSGSFGCVYKGVLTNGMHVAVKSVKNRSGQPDSHHEVLRHNRHRNLTKVLGSCSNLDFEALVLEYMSNGSLHKWLYSHNYFLDMIQRVSIVIDVASALEYFHFDYSEPIIHCDLKPNNVLIDVDIVGHLSDYSEPIIHCDLKPSNVLIDVDIVVGHLSDFGAAKLLGDENSIAITNTLTTIGYIAPAKSPHDRITIKDALPALQKIKVQLLSLFA; encoded by the exons ATGCTAACGAATAAGATAAATGGAAACATTCCAACAAGCATAGGAGAATGCTCTTCGCTTAAAGTGATGTATATGTCGAGGAATCAACTAAATGGGCCATTACCAAGAGAGATTGAGAATTTGACAATGCTAAAAATACTCAATCTTGGTGTGAATGCCTTGTCGTCAG GTGAAATACCTAAAGGATTGGGCAACCTTGATGAACTAGAGAAACTCCTATTGAATCATAATGAATTAAGTGGTTCAATTTCATGGGAAATCTTCAATGTATCATGGCTTAGAGCACTATCCCTCGCATCAAATCATAACCTTCTAG CAAGATTTTCATACTATGAACTCCAACGGGCAACGAATGGATTTGATCAAAGCAACTCACTAGGTAGCGGAAGCTTTGGATGTGTTTATAAAGGGGTTTTAACAAATGGGATGCATGTAGCTGTGAAG AGTGTGAAGAACAGATCGGGCCAACCAGATTCGCATCATGAAGTGTTGCGCCACAATCGTCATCGAAATCTCACAAAGGTCCTTGGTAGTTGTTCCAATCTGGATTTTGAAGCATTGGTGTTAGAGTACATGTCTAATGGAAGTCTACACAAGTGGTtatattctcacaattatttcCTAGATATGATACAACGAGTGAGTATAGTGATAGATGTGGCGTCTGCATTAGAATATTTCCACTTTGATTACTCTGAGCCTATTATTCATTGTGACTTGAAACCCAACAATGTTTTAATAGATGTTGACATAGTGGGACATTTGAGTGATTACTCTGAGCCTATTATTCATTGTGACTTGAAACCCAGCAATGTTTTAATAGATGTTGACATAGTAGTGGGACATTTGAGTGACTTTGGTGCTGCAAAGCTTTTAGGAGATGAGAACTCCATCGCCATTACGAACACCCTAACAACAATTGGTTACATTGCTCCAG CAAAATCCCCTCATGATCGGATAACCATCAAAGATGCCTTACCAGCACTGCAAAAGATCAAAGTTCAACTTCTTTCTTTGTTTGCTTGA